The Stratiformator vulcanicus genome has a segment encoding these proteins:
- the moaCB gene encoding bifunctional molybdenum cofactor biosynthesis protein MoaC/MoaB — protein sequence MNEQKLTHVDASSGVNMVDVGDKPVTARRAIAEGIVRAAPETLIAFSENRMPKGPVIETARLAGIGAAKKTFDLVPLCHQLPLEDVRIDFRFAADQLFIRAEVSTTAKTGVEMEALTAVSVAGLTIIDMGKAIDREMSLERIRVVEKSGGRSGTHHFASDFEHAEVSDDTGDKSKATEHDSEIQPPIRAAILTVSDRCARGERTDTSGPALGEMVRRELAGEVVWTGCVPDDAAQIERSLIDLCDDEAAVDLILSTGGTGLAPRDVTPEAAAAVIEREHAGLMELARARCASITPKTYLSRGIAGTRKGTLIITLPGSERGATETLGGVIDILPHAIETLRGDVKDG from the coding sequence ATGAACGAACAAAAACTGACTCATGTCGATGCCTCGAGCGGGGTCAACATGGTGGACGTGGGCGACAAGCCCGTCACGGCCCGCCGCGCGATTGCCGAAGGGATTGTCCGGGCCGCGCCGGAAACGCTCATCGCGTTCTCGGAAAATCGGATGCCGAAAGGACCGGTCATCGAGACGGCGAGGTTGGCCGGCATCGGTGCGGCCAAAAAAACCTTTGATCTCGTTCCACTGTGCCACCAACTCCCTTTGGAGGATGTCCGCATCGACTTTCGATTTGCGGCTGACCAGTTATTCATCCGCGCCGAGGTCTCAACGACCGCGAAAACCGGTGTCGAAATGGAAGCGCTGACGGCCGTGTCCGTGGCGGGTTTGACGATCATTGACATGGGAAAAGCCATCGACCGGGAAATGTCGCTTGAACGCATCCGGGTCGTTGAAAAGTCGGGCGGCCGGTCAGGGACTCATCACTTTGCGAGTGACTTCGAGCACGCAGAAGTATCCGACGACACGGGTGATAAGAGCAAAGCGACGGAGCACGATTCAGAAATTCAACCGCCGATTCGTGCGGCCATCCTGACGGTTTCGGATCGCTGCGCCCGCGGCGAACGGACTGACACCTCCGGCCCGGCGCTGGGCGAGATGGTGCGACGTGAACTCGCCGGGGAGGTCGTCTGGACCGGATGCGTCCCAGACGACGCAGCGCAGATTGAGCGGTCGCTGATTGATCTTTGCGATGACGAAGCGGCGGTCGATTTGATCCTCTCGACCGGCGGGACAGGTCTCGCCCCCCGCGACGTAACGCCGGAAGCGGCCGCCGCCGTCATTGAGCGAGAGCACGCCGGATTAATGGAACTGGCGCGAGCGCGGTGCGCATCAATCACGCCGAAGACGTATCTGTCACGCGGCATCGCGGGGACGCGCAAAGGGACCTTAATTATTACGTTGCCCGGCTCCGAGCGGGGAGCGACGGAGACGCTCGGCGGGGTGATCGATATTTTGCCCCACGCGATCGAAACGCTTCGCGGTGATGTCAAAGACGGATGA
- the moaA gene encoding GTP 3',8-cyclase MoaA, translated as MLIDRYGRRHTSLRVSVTDRCNLRCTYCMPEATPDYHPRSEILTFEEISRVAQVAASLGVTKVRLTGGEPLVRSELHTLVRMLDNIENLKSIALTTNGTLLAEQAPRLYDAGLRSINVSLDALNEADFQAATRRPGLTKVLAGIDAARDLGMVVKLNAIAMRGVTESQLESFGLFARETGITVRFIEFMPLEADQFWSEQQVLGADEIITRLGEAIRPLVLLNEDSSSPATQYEFNDGVGRIGIISSVTKPFCGSCDRFRLTADGKVRSCLFGDDSGDVRKLLRNSADDQAIAELLREVISNKKAGHGTDDLTFLRPHRAMHSIGG; from the coding sequence ATGCTCATTGATCGATACGGCCGCCGTCACACGAGCTTGCGGGTCAGCGTCACCGACCGCTGCAACCTGCGGTGTACTTATTGCATGCCGGAGGCCACGCCGGACTACCATCCGAGAAGCGAAATTCTCACATTCGAAGAGATCTCGCGAGTGGCGCAGGTTGCGGCTTCGCTGGGCGTCACAAAGGTGCGGCTGACCGGCGGTGAGCCACTCGTCCGAAGCGAGTTACACACACTCGTGCGGATGCTCGATAACATAGAGAACTTAAAAAGCATCGCTTTAACGACCAACGGAACGTTACTGGCCGAGCAGGCACCGCGGCTATATGACGCCGGCCTCCGCAGCATCAATGTCAGCCTTGACGCGCTGAATGAAGCCGACTTCCAGGCGGCGACGCGGCGCCCCGGACTTACTAAGGTATTGGCCGGAATCGATGCGGCCCGCGATCTCGGGATGGTCGTGAAATTAAACGCCATAGCGATGCGCGGTGTTACCGAATCGCAATTAGAATCCTTCGGACTATTTGCGAGGGAAACGGGAATCACGGTCCGCTTCATCGAATTCATGCCGCTCGAGGCCGATCAGTTTTGGAGTGAGCAGCAGGTCCTCGGCGCGGACGAAATCATCACCCGACTCGGCGAAGCGATCCGCCCGCTCGTCCTCTTGAACGAGGACTCGTCGTCCCCCGCCACCCAATATGAATTTAATGACGGCGTCGGCCGCATCGGAATTATCTCTTCGGTGACGAAACCGTTTTGCGGCTCCTGCGATCGCTTTCGGCTGACCGCGGATGGCAAAGTTCGAAGTTGTCTGTTCGGCGACGATTCAGGAGATGTTCGAAAACTATTACGGAACTCCGCTGACGATCAGGCCATCGCGGAATTGCTACGCGAAGTCATCAGTAATAAGAAGGCGGGGCACGGGACCGATGACCTGACGTTCCTGCGGCCACATCGCGCGATGCACTCGATCGGTGGTTGA
- a CDS encoding cation diffusion facilitator family transporter, translating to MPHNHSHSHDHGHGHSHAHAHAKDQSDLRLIVAVAVNLVLVLAQLIGGLIAGSLSLIADALHNFNDAGSLVIALVARRIARRPADSKRTFGYRRAEMIGALINLVTLMLVAIYLMYEAVMRFAAQEPIAGWIVVIVAGIALVVDVATALLTYAQSKDSLNIRAAFIHNVSDALASVAVIIAGTLILLYDWYWIDPLATLLISLYILWHGWEMLRQTIHILMDSVPADIELGDLVEAMQAVEHVRGVHHIHVWQQDEQHRALEAHVVIDESNLLTFEVTKQRLKSLLENDFRIQHSTLEFELASSDCPSTERIVGH from the coding sequence TTGCCTCACAATCACAGCCACAGCCACGATCACGGACACGGGCATTCGCACGCCCACGCTCACGCGAAAGACCAAAGCGATCTTCGGTTGATCGTTGCCGTCGCCGTCAATTTGGTCCTCGTGCTCGCACAATTGATCGGTGGACTCATCGCCGGGTCGTTATCGCTGATCGCCGACGCGCTGCACAACTTCAATGATGCCGGCTCGCTGGTCATCGCGCTGGTGGCAAGAAGAATCGCGCGGCGACCCGCCGACTCAAAGCGGACGTTCGGATATCGCCGGGCGGAGATGATCGGGGCGTTGATCAATCTTGTCACGTTGATGCTCGTGGCCATCTACCTGATGTACGAGGCGGTGATGCGGTTCGCGGCACAAGAGCCGATTGCGGGCTGGATCGTGGTGATCGTCGCGGGGATCGCCCTGGTGGTCGATGTCGCGACCGCCCTGCTGACTTACGCTCAGAGCAAAGACAGCCTGAACATCCGCGCGGCCTTCATCCACAACGTCTCAGATGCACTCGCGTCGGTCGCAGTCATCATCGCGGGGACGTTGATCCTGCTTTACGACTGGTACTGGATCGACCCGCTCGCCACGCTATTGATCAGCCTCTACATCTTGTGGCACGGCTGGGAGATGTTGCGGCAGACCATCCACATTTTGATGGACAGCGTACCGGCCGACATCGAACTGGGTGATCTCGTGGAAGCCATGCAGGCCGTCGAGCACGTCCGTGGCGTCCACCATATTCATGTCTGGCAGCAAGACGAGCAACACCGGGCACTGGAGGCCCACGTGGTGATCGACGAGTCGAATTTGTTGACATTCGAGGTGACCAAGCAACGACTTAAATCCCTTCTGGAAAACGACTTTCGCATTCAACATTCGACATTGGAATTCGAACTGGCCTCGTCCGATTGCCCGTCGACCGAGCGGATCGTCGGGCACTGA
- a CDS encoding molybdopterin molybdotransferase MoeA, which yields MADFQYQNPDDAIAAAVSRLRPVATETIRITEAGGRVLATDLMLDRDSPACDVSAMDGFAVRIDELTAGSVPVSAEAAAGHAPPTCKAGTAVRIFTGAPVPPECDTVIKREDVHEAEAAITLKDGIAPPRIGSHIRRRGENGLSGHSFLQAGSVLTPAALAGAATCGAAEFSVYRRVRVAIVTTGDELCRIDQQPESWQIRDSNGFALRGLFQSRPYLDVATPIHAPDKLTELTDLLKRLSSEFDAIFLTGGVSVGDRDFVPKAVKNAGGEIIFHKLPIRPGKPLLTAVQDGTLIAGLPGNPVSVLYTGRRFGVAYLQHLAGFNKPEPVLTTSLLNADEKSLHLHWGRLVQLEPQGARLLESRGSGDVINASQSDGFIEIPAGQSGRGPWKYFSW from the coding sequence ATGGCTGATTTTCAATACCAAAACCCTGATGACGCGATCGCCGCGGCGGTGTCAAGGCTCCGGCCGGTCGCCACCGAAACGATTCGCATCACCGAGGCGGGCGGTCGAGTCCTCGCCACGGATCTTATGCTCGATCGAGACAGCCCGGCGTGCGATGTCTCAGCGATGGACGGCTTCGCCGTGCGTATCGACGAGCTGACGGCCGGTTCCGTTCCGGTGTCTGCCGAAGCGGCGGCAGGTCATGCGCCGCCGACTTGCAAGGCGGGAACGGCCGTCCGCATCTTCACCGGTGCCCCGGTTCCGCCGGAATGCGACACGGTCATTAAGCGCGAAGACGTGCATGAGGCAGAAGCCGCGATCACGCTGAAAGACGGCATCGCTCCGCCGCGTATCGGCAGCCACATCCGCCGCCGCGGTGAAAACGGATTGTCCGGCCACTCTTTTCTGCAAGCCGGATCGGTTCTCACACCCGCAGCTCTCGCCGGGGCCGCAACGTGCGGGGCGGCCGAGTTTTCGGTTTACCGCCGAGTGCGGGTCGCGATCGTCACGACGGGCGATGAGTTGTGCCGAATCGACCAGCAACCGGAGTCCTGGCAGATCCGCGATTCCAATGGCTTCGCGCTGCGGGGACTGTTTCAAAGCCGCCCCTATCTCGATGTCGCAACGCCAATTCACGCCCCCGATAAGCTGACAGAGCTGACCGACCTCTTAAAGCGACTCTCGTCGGAGTTTGACGCAATTTTTTTGACCGGCGGCGTCTCCGTCGGTGATCGAGATTTCGTACCCAAAGCGGTGAAAAACGCCGGCGGCGAAATCATTTTTCATAAGTTACCGATTCGCCCCGGCAAGCCGCTGTTAACTGCGGTTCAAGACGGCACGTTGATCGCGGGGCTCCCCGGTAATCCGGTCTCGGTCCTCTACACGGGCCGGAGGTTCGGCGTCGCGTACCTCCAGCATTTGGCAGGTTTTAACAAGCCGGAGCCAGTCTTAACGACGAGTCTATTAAACGCGGATGAAAAATCGCTGCATCTGCACTGGGGTCGGCTCGTGCAATTGGAACCGCAAGGAGCCAGACTGCTGGAGAGCCGAGGCTCCGGCGATGTCATCAACGCCAGTCAGTCCGATGGATTTATAGAAATCCCCGCCGGACAAAGCGGTCGCGGCCCGTGGAAATACTTCTCTTGGTAG
- a CDS encoding MoaD/ThiS family protein, protein MTCDTSSTLTVLVFGPQARMVKGETLIVPHQGLPTTAGSILTNIGEHFPPLRPSLSRSKLAVNHEIADADTIIDGSEELALIGLVSGG, encoded by the coding sequence ATGACGTGCGACACTTCCTCGACGCTAACGGTTCTGGTCTTCGGACCACAGGCCCGGATGGTGAAAGGCGAAACCTTGATCGTTCCGCATCAGGGCCTGCCGACCACCGCAGGGAGCATTTTGACGAACATCGGCGAGCATTTCCCGCCGTTGCGACCATCCCTGTCTCGCAGCAAGTTGGCCGTAAATCATGAGATCGCCGATGCCGACACGATCATTGACGGCAGTGAAGAACTCGCGCTGATCGGCCTCGTCAGCGGCGGTTAA
- a CDS encoding molybdopterin synthase catalytic subunit has product MSERASELQIKLTPGPIECHDPLRIAGAGAVLTFEGIVRPHEGEREIDGLLYEVYEPMTSRELRRLAEELMATHDIIGCFVEHSVGFVPHGECSFLLQAAAAHRPNALAFIAVFIDRMKQHVPIWKVPQYRGTETE; this is encoded by the coding sequence ATGTCGGAAAGAGCGTCGGAACTTCAAATTAAACTCACGCCCGGCCCGATTGAATGTCACGACCCGTTACGGATTGCCGGAGCGGGGGCGGTTCTCACGTTCGAAGGCATCGTCCGCCCGCATGAAGGAGAGCGGGAAATTGATGGTCTGCTCTACGAAGTCTATGAGCCGATGACCTCTCGCGAATTAAGACGCCTCGCCGAAGAATTAATGGCGACCCATGACATCATCGGCTGCTTTGTCGAACACAGCGTGGGGTTCGTGCCGCACGGGGAGTGCTCGTTCCTGCTGCAAGCGGCCGCAGCCCATCGCCCTAATGCGTTGGCTTTCATCGCAGTCTTTATCGATCGGATGAAGCAGCACGTTCCAATTTGGAAAGTACCGCAATATCGGGGAACGGAAACCGAGTAA
- a CDS encoding carboxymuconolactone decarboxylase family protein, which produces MSEASKLPGTFRAFSTKYPSIVAQHEKMAGAVDAVGPLDDKTKFLVKIGISLGAGLESALRSHVRRAMQAGATQEEIEQAILLGMNTRGFPATVAAWSWAQVQFDRDRNDEATRDE; this is translated from the coding sequence ATGAGCGAAGCCAGCAAACTGCCGGGGACTTTTCGAGCCTTCTCGACCAAATATCCGAGCATCGTCGCGCAGCATGAGAAAATGGCCGGGGCCGTTGATGCGGTCGGCCCGCTCGACGACAAAACGAAATTCCTCGTGAAGATCGGTATTTCCTTGGGCGCGGGTTTGGAATCGGCCCTCCGGAGCCATGTCCGACGAGCGATGCAGGCGGGGGCCACGCAGGAAGAGATCGAGCAGGCCATTCTCTTGGGGATGAACACGAGGGGATTCCCCGCGACGGTCGCCGCTTGGAGTTGGGCTCAGGTGCAGTTTGATCGCGACCGCAATGACGAGGCGACTCGTGATGAATGA
- the carB gene encoding carbamoyl-phosphate synthase large subunit, translated as MPKRDDLHKILIIGSGPIVIGQACEFDYSGVQACKALKEEGYEVVLVNSNPATIMTDPNTADRTYIEPITWEYVAEILKKERPDAVLPTLGGQTGLNTAMDLARRGILDQLGIELIGAREEVIKKAEERELFKQAMVKIGLDVPRSATVHDMDEARSAVREVGLPVIIRASFTLGGAGGGIAYNREEFEEMVRRGLKLSPVSEVLLEESILGWKEYEMEVMRDCKDNCVIICAIENLDPMGVHTGDSITVAPAQTLTDKEYQRMRDATFACMREIGVETGGSNVQFAIDPDSGRMVIIEMNPRVSRSSALASKATGFPIAKIAAKLAVGYRLDEIPNDITRETLACFEPTIDYVVTKIPRWTFEKFAEADPTLTVQMKSVGETMAIGRTFKESLQKALRGLETGHFGLGGGKKDLWGTAKQPLPEEIKRKLSVPNCDRIFYIRYAMKGGMTVEEIHELTDIDPWFLDNLEQIVQIEDEIRSIGRLEDATPELIRKAKRAGFSDMQLALWWGSTELEVRRNRREQHGIEATFKQVDTCAAEFEAFTPYYYSTYESEDETPPRKSAEEGRSKMEGGDPDVAASALHPSVSNRVLKREEIPGVTLNSRLSTLEREAQPRIMILGGGPNRIGQGIEFDYCCCQASFALRELGVESIMVNSNPETVSTDYDTSDLLFFEPLTLEDVLNICDRLDPDGVIVQFGGQTPLNLARGLEQAGINIIGTSPEMIDAAEDRERFQQMLYRVGLKQPPNGTATNTEGARSAAERIGFPVLVRPSYVLGGRAMEICYSEEEIARYMDEAVDASPDRPVLIDKFLEDAIEVDVDAVCDGETTVVGGVMEHIEEAGVHSGDSACALPPHSLTQSVIDEIKVATRKMAEELQVRGLMNVQFAVKKGERPESSGESQFEVFVLEVNPRASRTVPFVSKATARPFAKVAAKVMAGVSLAEQNIDGEIIPPYYSVKEAVFPFQRFSGVDIILGPEMRSTGEVMGIDESFPMAYAKSQIGAGTSLPTEGTVFISMAKNHKQAMIEPARRLRQLGLKIISTAGTAALLRENGIEVETVKKVQEGRPNLLDFMANGDVQFVFNTPSGRGSRTDEGRIRSAAVAYGVPCVTTIPGCIAVVDALEALHADPQPRVKPIQEWAEMLPS; from the coding sequence ATGCCCAAACGAGACGACCTCCACAAAATTCTGATCATCGGGTCCGGGCCGATCGTCATCGGGCAGGCATGTGAGTTCGACTACTCCGGGGTTCAGGCGTGTAAAGCGCTGAAAGAAGAGGGTTACGAGGTCGTGCTGGTCAACAGCAACCCGGCGACCATCATGACCGACCCCAACACGGCCGATCGAACCTACATCGAGCCGATCACTTGGGAGTACGTCGCCGAGATTCTGAAGAAAGAACGCCCCGACGCCGTGCTGCCTACGTTAGGGGGACAAACGGGACTCAACACGGCGATGGACCTCGCCCGGCGGGGAATTCTCGACCAGCTCGGGATCGAACTGATCGGCGCCCGCGAAGAAGTCATCAAGAAGGCCGAGGAACGCGAACTCTTCAAGCAAGCGATGGTCAAGATCGGCCTCGACGTGCCGCGCTCGGCTACGGTCCACGATATGGACGAAGCCCGGTCGGCGGTCCGCGAGGTGGGGCTGCCGGTGATCATCCGCGCGAGTTTCACGCTCGGCGGGGCGGGGGGCGGCATCGCCTACAACCGCGAAGAATTCGAGGAGATGGTCCGCCGCGGGCTGAAGCTTTCTCCGGTGAGCGAAGTGCTGCTCGAAGAGTCGATCCTCGGCTGGAAAGAGTACGAGATGGAGGTGATGCGCGATTGCAAAGACAATTGCGTCATCATTTGTGCGATCGAGAACCTCGACCCGATGGGCGTCCACACCGGCGACTCCATCACCGTCGCCCCGGCTCAGACGCTGACCGACAAAGAATATCAGCGGATGCGGGATGCGACCTTCGCCTGCATGCGCGAGATCGGCGTCGAGACCGGCGGCTCCAACGTGCAGTTCGCGATCGATCCCGACAGCGGTCGGATGGTGATCATCGAGATGAACCCGCGTGTCTCGCGGAGTTCGGCCCTCGCCTCGAAAGCGACCGGTTTTCCAATCGCCAAGATCGCCGCCAAGCTCGCCGTGGGGTATCGGCTCGATGAGATTCCCAACGACATCACCCGCGAGACGCTCGCCTGCTTCGAGCCGACGATCGATTACGTCGTCACAAAAATCCCCCGCTGGACCTTCGAGAAATTCGCCGAGGCGGACCCCACGCTGACGGTGCAGATGAAATCGGTCGGCGAAACGATGGCGATCGGCCGAACCTTTAAAGAGTCGTTGCAGAAGGCGCTGCGGGGCTTGGAGACCGGCCACTTCGGCCTCGGCGGCGGCAAGAAAGACCTCTGGGGCACGGCGAAGCAACCGCTGCCGGAAGAGATTAAGAGAAAACTGTCGGTGCCGAACTGCGATCGCATCTTCTATATCCGCTATGCGATGAAGGGCGGCATGACGGTTGAAGAGATTCATGAATTAACCGACATCGATCCGTGGTTCCTCGACAATCTCGAACAGATCGTGCAGATCGAGGACGAGATTCGCAGCATCGGTCGGTTGGAGGACGCCACACCCGAGTTAATCCGAAAAGCAAAGCGGGCCGGTTTCTCCGACATGCAACTCGCCCTGTGGTGGGGCTCGACCGAGCTTGAGGTTCGGCGCAACCGCCGAGAACAACACGGCATCGAAGCAACCTTTAAACAGGTCGATACCTGTGCGGCCGAATTCGAAGCATTTACGCCTTATTACTATTCAACCTATGAAAGCGAAGACGAAACGCCACCGCGAAAGTCGGCCGAGGAGGGAAGGTCGAAGATGGAAGGGGGCGACCCCGACGTCGCCGCATCGGCATTGCATCCGTCGGTTTCGAACCGCGTTCTAAAGCGTGAAGAGATTCCGGGCGTGACGCTCAACTCTCGACTCTCGACACTCGAACGCGAAGCGCAGCCTCGCATCATGATTCTCGGTGGCGGTCCGAACCGGATCGGCCAGGGAATTGAGTTCGACTACTGCTGCTGTCAGGCCTCATTCGCACTTCGCGAACTCGGCGTCGAAAGCATCATGGTCAACTCCAATCCGGAGACGGTCTCGACCGACTATGACACGTCCGACCTTCTATTCTTCGAACCATTAACTCTCGAAGACGTTCTTAATATCTGCGACCGGCTCGATCCGGACGGGGTGATCGTCCAATTCGGCGGGCAGACGCCGTTAAATCTGGCGCGCGGACTTGAGCAGGCCGGGATTAATATCATCGGCACATCGCCCGAAATGATCGACGCGGCCGAAGACCGGGAACGGTTCCAACAGATGCTGTATCGGGTCGGTTTAAAGCAGCCGCCGAACGGCACCGCTACCAATACCGAAGGCGCTCGCAGCGCCGCAGAGCGAATCGGCTTTCCCGTCCTCGTGCGGCCCAGCTATGTTCTGGGAGGCCGGGCGATGGAGATCTGCTACTCGGAAGAAGAGATTGCCCGCTATATGGACGAAGCGGTCGACGCGTCGCCTGATCGTCCCGTCTTAATTGATAAATTTCTGGAAGACGCGATCGAAGTCGACGTCGATGCGGTTTGCGACGGCGAAACGACGGTCGTCGGCGGGGTGATGGAGCATATCGAAGAAGCCGGCGTTCACTCGGGCGACTCCGCCTGTGCCCTGCCGCCGCATTCATTGACTCAGTCGGTCATCGATGAAATTAAGGTCGCGACCCGAAAGATGGCTGAGGAACTGCAGGTCCGCGGATTAATGAATGTGCAGTTCGCGGTAAAAAAAGGCGAGAGGCCAGAGTCGAGTGGCGAGAGTCAGTTCGAAGTCTTCGTTTTGGAAGTGAACCCCCGGGCCTCGCGGACGGTGCCGTTCGTGAGCAAAGCGACGGCGCGGCCCTTTGCGAAAGTTGCGGCGAAGGTGATGGCAGGGGTGTCGCTCGCCGAACAGAACATCGACGGCGAGATCATCCCCCCTTATTACTCGGTCAAAGAAGCGGTCTTCCCGTTCCAGCGGTTCAGCGGCGTCGACATCATCCTCGGCCCGGAGATGCGTTCCACCGGTGAAGTCATGGGAATCGACGAATCGTTCCCGATGGCCTACGCCAAGAGCCAGATCGGGGCGGGGACGTCGCTGCCGACCGAGGGCACGGTCTTCATCAGTATGGCGAAGAACCACAAGCAGGCAATGATCGAACCGGCCCGTCGGCTGCGGCAACTCGGTCTTAAGATCATCTCGACCGCCGGCACCGCGGCGTTACTTCGCGAAAACGGCATCGAGGTCGAAACCGTTAAGAAGGTTCAGGAAGGCCGGCCGAACCTGCTCGACTTCATGGCCAACGGCGACGTGCAATTCGTCTTTAATACGCCGTCGGGCCGCGGCAGCCGCACGGACGAAGGCCGTATCCGTTCCGCCGCGGTTGCCTACGGCGTCCCCTGCGTCACGACCATCCCCGGCTGCATCGCGGTTGTCGACGCTTTAGAAGCCCTGCACGCCGACCCCCAACCCCGGGTCAAACCGATCCAGGAATGGGCGGAAATGCTGCCGTCTTAA
- a CDS encoding alpha/beta hydrolase yields MKAIASLAAALLLIVSHAATADDAPQREEIVYKHASDSDLKLHVYRPAVEESDEAQARPAIVFFFGGGWAGGDPKQFFPHCEHFAKRGIVAISAEYRVHSRHRVKPAKCLEDARDAIRYVRDHADEWGVDPNRIVSSGGSAGGHLAACLGVIEEQVRAADVTSSESNAMILFNPALIIANVEGEELDSLERHSKLSDRFGGPDQMRALCPYRHVGEDEPPTLIVNGIDDPLTKFEGARAFAQKMHDNGNRCVVVGYPKQVHGFFNANRGGNTMYNATLDEADRFLVSLGYLPPKPASPNLSDELDATRVGE; encoded by the coding sequence ATGAAAGCGATCGCATCACTTGCGGCGGCCTTATTACTGATCGTTTCGCACGCCGCGACCGCTGACGATGCGCCGCAGCGCGAAGAGATCGTCTATAAACATGCCAGTGACTCCGATCTCAAGCTGCATGTCTATCGGCCTGCCGTCGAGGAATCGGATGAGGCGCAGGCACGCCCGGCGATCGTGTTCTTCTTCGGCGGTGGTTGGGCCGGGGGTGACCCCAAGCAGTTCTTTCCGCATTGCGAGCACTTTGCGAAGCGGGGGATCGTCGCGATCAGTGCGGAGTATCGCGTGCACAGTCGGCACCGCGTGAAGCCCGCCAAGTGTCTCGAGGACGCTCGTGATGCCATTCGCTATGTCAGAGACCACGCCGATGAGTGGGGCGTTGATCCGAATCGCATCGTCTCTTCGGGCGGCTCGGCCGGGGGTCATCTCGCGGCGTGCCTCGGCGTTATCGAAGAGCAGGTCCGCGCGGCGGACGTGACGTCTTCAGAGTCGAACGCGATGATCTTGTTTAATCCCGCGCTGATCATCGCCAATGTCGAAGGCGAGGAATTGGATTCACTGGAACGCCACTCCAAGCTCTCCGATCGGTTCGGCGGTCCCGATCAGATGCGGGCCCTGTGTCCCTATCGCCATGTAGGCGAAGATGAACCGCCCACTTTGATCGTCAACGGAATAGACGACCCTTTGACAAAGTTTGAAGGGGCAAGAGCTTTTGCTCAGAAGATGCACGACAACGGTAATCGCTGCGTCGTCGTAGGCTACCCCAAGCAAGTACACGGCTTCTTCAATGCGAACCGGGGCGGTAATACGATGTACAATGCGACGCTCGACGAGGCCGATCGGTTTCTCGTATCGCTGGGGTACCTTCCGCCGAAGCCTGCGAGCCCGAATCTCTCCGACGAACTCGACGCGACCCGAGTCGGCGAGTAA
- the mobA gene encoding molybdenum cofactor guanylyltransferase, producing the protein MNDATVDRTRRDVLLRKLLPPAYIIAGGRSARFGSDKSLAVHDGTPNIVRLQQQLVALGCPTVTAVAREPDFYGSLGIETIADNFADCGPIAGLEAALTDATQRRQSDSVLMISCDLLQLKAAWIDELLNEAINTPKAGSIAFRGEWWEPFPGIYRASILPSAQSLLKSQGRGKSLQGLLNSSDVAARALAFPSDWPERLSFNTPEELASAANAH; encoded by the coding sequence ATGAATGATGCGACGGTCGATCGAACACGCCGTGATGTTTTACTCCGCAAATTGCTTCCCCCGGCGTACATTATTGCCGGGGGACGCAGCGCACGATTCGGCTCGGACAAATCACTCGCGGTCCACGATGGAACGCCCAACATCGTTCGCCTGCAGCAACAGCTTGTCGCACTCGGTTGTCCAACGGTCACCGCAGTTGCCCGCGAACCCGATTTCTACGGGTCTTTAGGTATTGAGACGATCGCCGACAACTTCGCTGACTGCGGGCCGATTGCCGGATTGGAGGCCGCACTCACCGATGCGACACAACGACGGCAATCCGACTCAGTATTAATGATCAGTTGCGACCTGCTTCAATTGAAGGCCGCTTGGATCGACGAGCTGCTCAACGAGGCCATTAATACTCCAAAGGCCGGCTCGATCGCGTTTCGGGGCGAGTGGTGGGAACCGTTCCCGGGAATTTATCGCGCGTCGATTCTGCCGAGTGCGCAATCATTGTTAAAAAGTCAGGGTCGCGGCAAATCGCTGCAGGGCCTCTTGAATTCTTCGGATGTCGCCGCGAGAGCACTGGCATTCCCGTCCGACTGGCCGGAGCGACTTTCTTTCAACACTCCTGAAGAATTGGCCTCGGCTGCGAATGCTCATTGA